In Streptomyces sp. NBC_01381, a genomic segment contains:
- a CDS encoding DUF5819 family protein codes for MDANDNSASEPSTPPPTGAPSGTDDAPAGTDDAPAVPSAPPSGLTAPPTGIAALSPRYQIAAVLALVIVAATVCVHVAMLFLHVAPANTMTKQHGEVVDDWIYPEFEQNWKLFAPNPMQQNIAVQARAEIRTEAGTTRTTRWYDLSAQDSAAIDGNLLPSHTQQNELRRAWDFYVGSHDAQNRPSGLRGQLAERYLHRIALLRVDRAEPIGKGDAIERVQVRSRTTNVPAPEWSDEKVATKPAFRLLPWSSVISEDMPLAKDPEDAR; via the coding sequence ATGGACGCGAACGACAACAGTGCGAGCGAGCCGTCGACCCCACCACCCACCGGCGCCCCCTCCGGCACCGACGACGCCCCTGCCGGCACCGACGACGCCCCCGCCGTCCCCTCCGCGCCCCCCAGCGGACTCACCGCGCCCCCCACCGGAATCGCCGCCCTCTCGCCGCGCTATCAGATCGCGGCCGTCCTCGCGCTGGTGATCGTCGCGGCCACGGTCTGTGTCCACGTCGCGATGCTCTTCCTGCATGTCGCCCCCGCGAACACGATGACCAAGCAGCACGGCGAGGTCGTCGACGACTGGATCTACCCCGAGTTCGAGCAGAACTGGAAGCTCTTCGCGCCCAACCCGATGCAGCAGAACATCGCGGTGCAGGCCCGCGCCGAGATCCGCACGGAGGCGGGGACCACCCGGACCACCCGCTGGTACGACCTCTCCGCCCAGGACAGCGCCGCCATCGACGGCAATCTGCTGCCCAGCCACACCCAGCAGAACGAGCTGCGCAGGGCTTGGGACTTCTACGTCGGATCGCACGACGCGCAGAATCGTCCCAGCGGCCTGCGAGGTCAGCTCGCCGAGCGCTACCTCCACCGCATCGCGCTGCTGCGCGTCGACCGTGCCGAGCCCATCGGCAAGGGCGACGCCATCGAGCGCGTCCAGGTCCGCTCCAGGACCACCAACGTGCCGGCCCCGGAGTGGAGCGACGAGAAGGTCGCCACCAAACCGGCGTTCCGCCTGCTGCCGTGGTCGTCCGTGATCTCCGAGGACATGCCGTTGGCCAAGGACCCGGAGGACGCCCGATGA
- a CDS encoding HTTM domain-containing protein — MTGGRPTTGGRPINRFGSQLARGIGHVSGSALGPYQTAVIRIGFAATWLFFLLREFPHRAELYGPDGPWNWDMAQQLIANNEAFTALMWSDSDLWFELVYAVAVISSALFLLGWRTRTMSVLFMIGVLSLQNRSIFMGDGGDNVIHLMATYLVLTRCGQVWSLDARRAARARAGAVEAGGPAEPVDRVGPVLWWVLGLGLSVVTLLGQLSGGWLLVFWGLWLIQGLWWAVGRRAPGGEARMLLDVVAKLAHNAALLVIMVEACLIYATAGWYKIQGSRWQDGTAVYYPLQLDSFSPWPALSDLLASHGLMIMLVTYGTVAVQVAFPFTLFNRRVKNVLLAAMICEHAVIAVILGLPFFSLAMIAADAVFLPTSFLRRVGGWAARARGAVFSRGGTVPAQRVADAEAAPEAAEHARVGFPS; from the coding sequence ATGACGGGAGGACGCCCGACGACAGGAGGACGCCCGATCAATCGCTTCGGCTCCCAGCTCGCCCGCGGTATCGGCCACGTCAGCGGATCAGCGCTCGGCCCCTACCAGACCGCCGTGATCCGCATCGGCTTCGCCGCCACCTGGCTGTTCTTCCTGTTGCGCGAGTTCCCCCATCGAGCGGAGCTGTACGGTCCTGACGGTCCGTGGAACTGGGACATGGCCCAGCAGCTCATCGCCAACAACGAGGCCTTCACGGCCTTGATGTGGTCCGACAGCGACCTCTGGTTCGAGCTCGTCTACGCCGTCGCCGTCATCAGCAGCGCCCTGTTCCTGCTCGGCTGGCGCACCCGCACGATGTCCGTGCTCTTCATGATCGGCGTGCTCTCGCTGCAGAACCGCTCCATCTTCATGGGCGACGGCGGAGACAACGTCATCCATCTGATGGCGACCTACCTGGTCCTCACGCGCTGCGGTCAGGTCTGGTCCCTTGACGCCCGGCGCGCCGCACGCGCGCGTGCGGGGGCCGTGGAGGCGGGCGGTCCCGCGGAGCCCGTCGACCGGGTCGGGCCCGTGCTGTGGTGGGTCCTGGGCCTCGGCCTCTCCGTGGTGACGCTCTTGGGGCAGCTCAGCGGCGGCTGGCTCCTTGTCTTCTGGGGGCTGTGGCTGATCCAGGGCCTGTGGTGGGCCGTCGGACGGCGCGCGCCCGGCGGCGAGGCGCGGATGCTGCTCGACGTCGTCGCCAAGCTCGCGCACAACGCCGCACTGCTCGTGATCATGGTCGAGGCGTGCCTGATCTATGCGACGGCAGGCTGGTACAAGATCCAGGGAAGCCGCTGGCAGGACGGCACGGCCGTCTACTACCCGCTGCAGCTCGACTCCTTCTCCCCCTGGCCCGCGCTCTCCGATCTGCTCGCATCGCACGGCCTCATGATCATGCTGGTGACCTATGGAACGGTCGCCGTGCAGGTGGCCTTCCCCTTCACCCTCTTCAACAGAAGGGTCAAGAACGTCCTGCTGGCCGCCATGATCTGCGAGCACGCGGTCATCGCGGTCATCCTCGGGCTGCCGTTCTTCTCGCTGGCGATGATCGCGGCCGACGCGGTGTTCCTGCCGACGTCGTTCCTGCGGCGCGTGGGCGGATGGGCGGCACGCGCGCGTGGAGCCGTCTTTTCCCGGGGCGGCACGGTGCCGGCGCAGCGCGTGGCGGATGCGGAAGCGGCCCCGGAAGCCGCTGAGCACGCGCGCGTAGGCTTCCCTTCATGA